The Castanea sativa cultivar Marrone di Chiusa Pesio chromosome 11, ASM4071231v1 genome contains a region encoding:
- the LOC142617900 gene encoding transcription factor UNE10 codes for MSQCVPSWDFDENPSPTPRLSLRSNSNSTAPDVPMLDYEVAELTWENGQLAMHGLGPPRGPVKPIPSTTSLAKYNTWDKPRASGTLESIVNQATLIPQHQHHSQHNHNSNNHGQKPRSFDSGGGSDMVSWFHHRAAVAAAATTSATMTMTMDALVPCSNRTDDQTTTQAGLGGSGTCVVGCSTRVGSCSGPVASGTLTHDQDENVIIKRANKEARVAVPAAAATAAAAAAAAPEWSGRDQSVSGSATCGRDSQHVTIDTCERDLGVGFTSTSLCSMENTSSGKPCTKATTTGDDHDSVCHSRPQREARDGEDKKKSSAKSSVSTKRSRAAAIHNQSERKRRDKINQRMKTLQKLVPNSSKTDKASMLDEVIEYLKQLQAQVQMMSRMSMPPMMLPMAMQQQLQMSMMAPMGMGMGMGMGLGMGMDMNNINRSNISGISPVLHPTAFMPMTSWDAGSGDRIQANSPAVMADPFSTFLACQSQPMTMDAYSRMAAAMYQQQQLHQPPPSSSKS; via the exons ATGAGCCAGTGCGTTCCCAGCTGGGATTTCGATGAGAATCCCAGCCCTACTCCCAGGCTTTCTCTTCGTTCTAACTCCAATTCCACAGCTCCTGATGTCCCCAT GTTGGACTATGAAGTAGCGGAGCTAACATGGGAAAACGGTCAGCTAGCCATGCACGGCTTAGGTCCACCACGCGGGCCTGTCAAACCCATACCTTCTACCACTTCTCTTGCTAAGTACAACACTTGGGACAAGCCACGCGCTAGTGGTACCTTAGAATCAATCGTAAACCAGGCCACTCTGATACCCCAACACCAACACCACAGCCAGCACAACCATAACAGCAACAATCACGGCCAAAAACCCCGCTCTTTCGATAGCGGTGGCGGTAGCGACATGGTCTCGTGGTTCCACCACCGTGCAGCCGTGGCCGCCGCCGCCACCACCTCGGCCACCATGACTATGACTATGGATGCTTTAGTCCCTTGTTCCAACCGCACCGACGACCAAACCACAACCCAAGCCGGCCTTGGTGGCAGCGGCACGTGTGTAGTCGGGTGTTCTACACGCGTTGGGTCTTGTAGTGGCCCTGTTGCTAGTGGTACTCTGACGCATGACCAAGACGAGAATGTCATAATAAAACGCGCTAACAAGGAGGCGCGTGTAGCAGTCCCCGCAGCCGCCGCCACCGCCGCTGCGGCGGCAGCAGCAGCACCCGAATGGAGCGGCAGAGACCAAAGCGTCTCCGGCAGCGCCACGTGTGGGAGGGACAGTCAGCATGTTACAATCGACACGTGTGAGAGGGACTTGGGTGTGGGTTTCACTTCCACTTCACTGTGTTCCATGGAAAACACAAGCTCTGGCAAGCCTTGCACTAAGGCCACCACTACTGGTGATGACCATGATTCCGTTTGTCATAGCAGACCACAG AGGGAGGCACGTGATGGGGAGGACAAAAAGAAGAGTTCAGCAAAATCCTCAGTTTCAACAAAACGGAGTAGGGCTGCTGCAATTCATAACCAATCTGAACGA AAAAGGAGAGATAAAATAAACCAAAGGATGAAGACACTGCAGAAGCTGGTCCCCAATTCGAGTAAG ACTGACAAGGCTTCAATGCTTGACGAAGTGATTGAATATCTGAAGCAATTGCAAGCTCAAGTCCAAATGATGAGCAGAATGAGTATGCCACCAATGATGTTACCAATGGCCATGCAACAACAACTTCAGATGTCCATGATGGCACCAATGGGCATGGGGATGGGAATGGGCATGGGACTTGGTATGGGGATGGACATGAACAATATCAATCGGTCCAACATCAGTGGCATCTCTCCTGTTCTTCACCCTACTGCTTTCATGCCTATGACCTCATGGGATGCTGGCTCTGGTGACCGGATACAAGCTAATTCACCGGCGGTAATGGCAGACCCCTTTTCCACATTCCTTGCGTGCCAATCACAG CCAATGACCATGGATGCTTACAGTAGGATGGCGGCGGCCATGTaccagcagcagcagctgcaTCAACCTCCACCTTCTAGTTCTAAGAGCTAA